AAAGCTACTCTCGCTGTTCAAATCAATAACATCCGCTGTAAAGCTTGCTTTTTCAACGAAACGAGACTGTGCTACCACCATCTTGGCGCCGCTATCTGTGAAAATGTAGGAAATTCGGTCAGTTGGACTGTTCGGATCGATCGGCAGATAGGCTCCACCTGCTTTCAACACGGCGAAAATTGCCACTATCATCTCGAAGGATCGTTCCGTTATAAGCATCACTAGATCGTCTGGTTTCACCCCTTTTGTACGGAGGGTATGTGCCAGTTGATTTGCTCGTTCGTTCAGCTCTCGATACGTCATGCACTGTTCGCGGAGTACCAATGCGCTCTTGTCAGGTGTAGCAGTAGCCCATTCTTCTAACAACTGCATGATCAATTTGTCGGGGTATGTTTTGGATGTATCGTTTACCCCTAGAAACAAATCGAGGCGCTGTGCTTGGGTCATTAGTCCAAACGTTTTAACTTGCTCCTCCAAACCGTGAACAGCTTGCAAAAGGAGATGTTCAAACTGTGCAATCATACGGTGGATCATGCGTTCATCAAACAACAGTGTGTTGTATTCAAAAACAATGTGCAGCTCGTTCTCCCGCTCCACTGCTTCTAGTGTCAGGTCGAACTTGCTAATCCTGTTGTTGATATGATGCGTTTGGTTTTCCACCCCTGTCTCTGGTGAGCTTTGCATCATGAACATCACATCAAACAAGGAATGACGATTCCCGTCGCGTTTGGCGCCAGAGCCCTCGAGAATTTTATCAAAGGGAACGTACTGGTTTTGCAAAGCAGCCAAAAGCTCTTGCTTTACCTGTTGCAGGTTATGTAAAAAGCTTTCTTCATGCTCAATCGAGAGTAGAAGTGGCAACGTATTAACGAACATCCCAAGTATCTCTCGCGTATCTGGATGCTGTCTTCCATCTGTTACGGTACCTAGTATGACTTGCTTGCTGTCGTTATTCATTTTGGATAGCCATACAGCTACAATGGTGAGCATCAGCATATAGAGGGTTACATCATGTTTTGTTGCTGTCGTTTTGAGCTTTCTAGTGAGTTCTTTGTTTGCGCGATACGTGATCGTAGCCCCATCAAATGTCAGTTGCGGCGGACGTTTTCGTGTAGGAAGTTGGACAACAGGAAGCTCGCCCTCTAGAAGGGTTTTCCAGTAAGCAGCTTGCTGTTTGTATTCCTCGCTTGAATGCCAGTCATTTTGCCATCGTGCAAACGACTTATAGGTATTCTTTAAAGGGAGAAGCTGCTGTCGTTCGAGTAAAGTCTGTAATTCTCGCAACAAAATCGACTTGGATAAGCCATCCATGAGGATGTGATGGGAGTCGAGCCAGAGAACCTGTTTGTCAGAAGTTTCAATGATTCCAGCCCGGAGCAATGGCGCTTTTGCCAAATCGAATGGCTTGATGTGCTCTGCAAGTAGGCTGTGTAGCACCTCTTCTGCACCCGTTTGACGGACTAATGATAGTTCGGACCACGGGACAATTCGTTTTACGATTTCGTCATGATGCATGTGATACGTGCTTCGTAATCCTTCGTGGCGCATCACCAGCTGCTGCAAGGCCGTCTGGATATGCTCCACATCTACGGATTGGGGAAAGTCAACCGTGAATGTCACATTGTATGCGATCGACTCGACATCCTGCTGCTGGATGATGTACATTCGTTTCTCCACCGCGGATGTTTCGTATTCCTGTTGCACGATCAGCTCCTGCAATGGTTGTATGTTCGTTTGCTCTTGCTCTGTGAACAAACGTTTCAATTGGCGAATCGTTGGATGCTTAAAAAGCTGGTCATATCTCAAATCGAATCGGATATTCTTGAACTGGGAAATGAGCTGCATGGCCTTGATCGAGTCCCCACCGCTTTCAAGAAAATGGTCGTCGATTCCCACCTGCAAATTTCCTAGCACGTTGCTCCACACCTGAGCCAATTGTTGTTCAAGCTCATCAGTGGGCGCGACATAATCTTCCCTCAGCAGCTCCTCATCTCCCTGTACATCTGGCAATGCCCGCTTGTCTACCTTTCCATTCGTGGTGAGCGGTAAAGTCTCCATGTGAACAAAGTGCGTCGGGATCATGTAATCAGGAAGATCATTTCCGAGCCATTCCCTCAGCTCGTGAAAAGGGATTTCATCAGGAGCAACGTAATAGCTAACTAAGTATTTGCGGCCATCCTCCCGTTCTTTGGCGATAACCGTTGCCATTTCGACCATTGGATGATTCATGAGGAAAGGTTCAATTTCTCCTGGCTCGATCCGATATCCGCGAATTTTTACCAAATTATCGAGGCGGCCCAAAAACTCGATGTTCCCGTCAGGCAACCAGCGTGCTCTGTCTCCCGTGCGGTACATGCGCTGGCCCGTCTGTGGATGAATGATGTATTTCTCTGCGGTCAAATCTGGTCGGTTCACATATCCTCGTCCCAGCCCTTCACCGAGGATAAATACCTCGCCCACTACCCCAATCGGTTGTAATGCCAGCTTTTCGTCCAAAATGAAGATGTAGGTATGAGCGATAGGCTTGCCAATCGGAATGCTCTGGTATTGCTTGTCCACCTCAAAAATAGTAGCAACAATCGTGCACTCTGTTGGTCCATACAAGTTGTACAGCTTGTATGCACCGTGCCGATCAACCTTTTTTAGCACATCCCCGCCTGTGAGCATCGCTCGAAAAGAACGATTATCCATTTGCATGAACTGTTCAGCTGCTCCCGTCGGAAAAAAGCTGATCGTAATGCCTTCTTGGTTGCAATAATCATTCAAGGCAATCAGATCATACTTCAGTGTAGTTGGCACGATGTGTAACGAAGCGCCCGTGAGTAGATAGGGGAACATTTCCAATACAGACCCATCAAATGAAAAACTGGAATAGACAAGGGCTTTGTCTTCAGCGCTCACTTCAAAGTACTGGCGATGCCATTCGCAAAAATTTACCAAGTTGCGATGCTCGATCATCACGCCCTTGGCCAAACCTGTCGATCCCGATGTATACATGACATAGACGAGATCTGTTGATCGATTGACGCGCGGTAGATTTTCTTTTCTGTCGCTAAAGCTACCAGAGTCACACACGTCGATCACTTCTACTTCGCAAATACTTTTCGCCTTCTCAATAAGGGAAGTCTGTGTCAATAAAACGGGTGCGCTACTGTCGTGTAGCATATAAGCAATTCGTTCATCCGGATAATCCAGATCGATAGGGAGATATGCTGCTCCGGCCTTTAGAACGGCGAGAATACTAACCAGCATGTCTAGTGATCTATCCATCATGAGCGCCACAAAATCGTCAGGCTTAACTCCTTTGGCACAAAGATTATGGGCTAACTGATTGGCTCGCTCATTAAGCTCTTTGTATGTCAGGGACTGGTCTTGCCATACAGCTGCTAGACTGTCCGGTGACATATCTACTTGTCGTTCAAACAACTGATGGTAGGTTTTATCACTCTGCATCTCTACTTGTGTTCGTTCTCCACAAAAACGCTTTAATGCCAGCAGCTCTTTTACGGTGGTCATGTTCAGGTTTTTGTAGAAATCTCGGTCTTTTTTGTAGTGAATCGTTCCACCAGATGGTTGCGGAAATGGTGTGATCCGCCCACTTACAATATTCTCCCACTCTCGGATGAACAGGTCTTCAATCACCTGATTCGCTTTGTTGTAACAATCGATCAGTGTATCTGCGTCATCAAAAGCAATCTCTTCTTGAATAAGGATATCGCCTGTATCTATGTTCTCGTCTATGAGGTGGAGCGTAACCCCTTTTGGTGTCTCATCCCAAATACTCCAGAAAACAGGATCTCTCCCCTTGTTCCAGGGCAAGAGGGATGTATGTAGATTGATAATGCGCCCTTTGAAACGGGAAACGATATCCTTACTCAGAATATAGCCGTACGCGTAACTGACAATATAGTCGATTTGTTCAAAATATTCAGCTTGTTGTTGCTCCCA
This genomic stretch from Brevibacillus sp. DP1.3A harbors:
- a CDS encoding non-ribosomal peptide synthetase — protein: MRILFLTTFMSKENKIVQYLESRNHEVIVCEKKWEQQQAEYFEQIDYIVSYAYGYILSKDIVSRFKGRIINLHTSLLPWNKGRDPVFWSIWDETPKGVTLHLIDENIDTGDILIQEEIAFDDADTLIDCYNKANQVIEDLFIREWENIVSGRITPFPQPSGGTIHYKKDRDFYKNLNMTTVKELLALKRFCGERTQVEMQSDKTYHQLFERQVDMSPDSLAAVWQDQSLTYKELNERANQLAHNLCAKGVKPDDFVALMMDRSLDMLVSILAVLKAGAAYLPIDLDYPDERIAYMLHDSSAPVLLTQTSLIEKAKSICEVEVIDVCDSGSFSDRKENLPRVNRSTDLVYVMYTSGSTGLAKGVMIEHRNLVNFCEWHRQYFEVSAEDKALVYSSFSFDGSVLEMFPYLLTGASLHIVPTTLKYDLIALNDYCNQEGITISFFPTGAAEQFMQMDNRSFRAMLTGGDVLKKVDRHGAYKLYNLYGPTECTIVATIFEVDKQYQSIPIGKPIAHTYIFILDEKLALQPIGVVGEVFILGEGLGRGYVNRPDLTAEKYIIHPQTGQRMYRTGDRARWLPDGNIEFLGRLDNLVKIRGYRIEPGEIEPFLMNHPMVEMATVIAKEREDGRKYLVSYYVAPDEIPFHELREWLGNDLPDYMIPTHFVHMETLPLTTNGKVDKRALPDVQGDEELLREDYVAPTDELEQQLAQVWSNVLGNLQVGIDDHFLESGGDSIKAMQLISQFKNIRFDLRYDQLFKHPTIRQLKRLFTEQEQTNIQPLQELIVQQEYETSAVEKRMYIIQQQDVESIAYNVTFTVDFPQSVDVEHIQTALQQLVMRHEGLRSTYHMHHDEIVKRIVPWSELSLVRQTGAEEVLHSLLAEHIKPFDLAKAPLLRAGIIETSDKQVLWLDSHHILMDGLSKSILLRELQTLLERQQLLPLKNTYKSFARWQNDWHSSEEYKQQAAYWKTLLEGELPVVQLPTRKRPPQLTFDGATITYRANKELTRKLKTTATKHDVTLYMLMLTIVAVWLSKMNNDSKQVILGTVTDGRQHPDTREILGMFVNTLPLLLSIEHEESFLHNLQQVKQELLAALQNQYVPFDKILEGSGAKRDGNRHSLFDVMFMMQSSPETGVENQTHHINNRISKFDLTLEAVERENELHIVFEYNTLLFDERMIHRMIAQFEHLLLQAVHGLEEQVKTFGLMTQAQRLDLFLGVNDTSKTYPDKLIMQLLEEWATATPDKSALVLREQCMTYRELNERANQLAHTLRTKGVKPDDLVMLITERSFEMIVAIFAVLKAGGAYLPIDPNSPTDRISYIFTDSGAKMVVAQSRFVEKASFTADVIDLNSESSFSPDTSNLPLVNKPDDLAYVMYTSGSTGKPKGVMIEHEALLNVLHAMQDEYPLMCEDAFLLKTTYIFDISVAEIFGWIPGNGRLVILEPEAEKSPEEIWQAVVQEGITHINFVPSMLNPFVEYLEGRNDANQLRYILACGEAMPDDLVPKVFEVLPEVKLENIYGPTEATIYTSRYSLAKDSLENPVPIGKPLPNYRMHIVNQYGQLQPIGVPGELCIAGISLARGYLNNEELTAEKFVAHPLEAGKRIYRTGDLARYREDGNIEYLGRMDHQVKIRGYRIELDEIRSKLIQEESIYDAVVMARTDENNQAYLCAYLLSAKEWTISQLRDLLRNELPEYMVPAHFVHLKEFPLTSNGKLDRKALPEPDGSVRSEVEYVEPRSEMEEILAGIWGEVLGIERVGIQDSFFELGGDSIKSLQIASRLQRMNLMMEVNHLFKYPTIERIAPFVISERITIDQGLVTGPVLLTPIQDYFFERITTSRHHWNQAMMLFSQEGFHSELLMESLTALVLHHDALRMSFTESDEGFVQFNRGDDGNLFEFHVFDFTEELDARNKVEEEANRLQASMNLQEGPLVQVALFKTRVGDHLLFAIHHLVVDGVSWRIILEDFRIAYQQVASGNPIALPEKTHSYQKWAKELKNVANSKKLVNELAYWKKVESIPTRPLPKDQETIYQTEMETITASVRFSKMETEKLLRHTNHAYQTETQEILLTALGMAMQEWTGANDVRVFLEGHGREEIVKGLNVSRTVGWFTSLFPVILPATKSGQLAEQIKQVKEMMRAIPNKGIGYSILKHLTETEHKRDIHFTHQPEVVFNYLGQYDADLDNDLFTPSNLPEGRVLGPHTERMHPLDIYAKIIGGELVISMNYNRHEYHKTTIDRLMGLYQIHLNAIIVHCIQKKDSELTPSDFVDKKLSLEELDDIMDLIGDL